The genome window TGTTGGCGCTTGTTTTGGCGCTAAATTCGACCCGCCAGCCGATTCACTCAGACTTTAAACTTCGCAGCATAATATCAGGGTGACTCAATCAGAATTCCGATACCGGCTTTTTGCAGGGACGCCATATTTGTCTTCACGCCTCCGGGGCAAATGGCATTGCATCGGAGGCCGTTCTTGGCGTACATCCAGGCAGTGTTGCGGGTCAGTCCCACCAGCGCGTGTTTTGAGGCTGTGTAGGCCACACCGGCAGCGCCTCCCTCAAATCCGGCAACTGAGGCGATGTTGATGATCGAGCCGTTCCCCTGCTTTAGCATGATAGGCACAGTTCGACGGCTGGTGAACATCGGCCCATCAAGGTTAACGCTCATGACCCGACGCCAAATCTCATCCGTGAGTTCGCCGATTCCCTGGTTCAAGTCCATGACTCCGGCGTTGTTGCAAAGGATAT of Dehalococcoidia bacterium contains these proteins:
- a CDS encoding SDR family NAD(P)-dependent oxidoreductase produces the protein MRLKGKVAVITGAGSGIGRAMAILFAHEGAKIVAGELNAAALDAVVKTVRASGGEITGMKTNVAIKSEAEGLIDASVNTYGRIDILCNNAGVMDLNQGIGELTDEIWRRVMSVNLDGPMFTSRRTVPIMLKQGNGSIINIASVAGFEGGAAGVAYTASKHALVGLTRNTAWMYAKNGLRCNAICPGGVKTNMASLQKAGIGILIESP